A single window of Callithrix jacchus isolate 240 chromosome 6, calJac240_pri, whole genome shotgun sequence DNA harbors:
- the ZDBF2 gene encoding DBF4-type zinc finger-containing protein 2 isoform X3, with the protein MQKRQGYCSYCRVPYNNLEQHLFSAQHRSLTRQSRRQICTSSLMERFLQDVLQHHPYHCQENSSAQNETNLNTGSSSEVVHSNDDFSEEEEEDENEVKDEDATEKRPSEASEPIEELHSRPHKSQEGTKEVSVRPSVIQKLEKGQQQPLEFVHKIGASMEKCNPGDIAQATNNGSNLVRPPVICNAPASCLPESSNGRPVTTNSTGLPPAVHLDSASKCDPNKVDNYLEQPDRASRNPVPSSHLENSSVLRQKPKESNRKSLRVNSDKLVLRKDVKSQGKTLSAGLKFHERVGTKGLLKIKSPSKLAVNPSKTDMFSNKGIFEDTIPKHREKFFSNMDCTQEEKHLVFNKKAFLDQKCSVSSAMKFACSSLQSASDQPRESAQDLNLWKEERIDQEDNYESRESEMSFDCSSSFYSLTDQSKMNAKEINLSKKVRAAVPYKNNKSSISEVSSDCDDVLQLATNQSQISLQNTMRISLVDQSYESSSSETNFDFDASPQSTSDDYPQQSVKEVNLPKEAHIGLVDKNYGSSSSELSADSVFPLQSVVDQPSVAVTETKLRKKAHTGLVDNYGSSCSETSFDCDVSLDHPRMTVKGRNLKGRQVHLKHKKRKPSRAKAHLGCDVSLGTVANESQRAVVKMNLLKEKNADLMDINYESQGPEMGFHADAQLVADQSQVAVTEIDLQKVDVDLENKSVQSSSTSLSSDSPASLYHSAHDEPQGALDEVNLKELNIDMEVKSYDCSSSELTFDSDPPLLSVTEQSQLDAEGKERHLDLEDESCESDSSEITFDSDIPLYSVVDQPEVAVYEEETVDLESKSNESCVSEITFDSDIPLHSGNDHPEVAVKEVIQKEEYIHLERKNDEPSGSEINSDSYAPLHSVTNSPEVAVKKLYPQKEEQVHLENKENEPTNSEVSLDYNIMFHSVTGHSEDPIKEINLHKKEHMYLENKSVFETGLDSGISLQSAMHKPEVIVKETWLQREKYTEFQDRSAEFSGSKTSLDSGVPHYSVTEPQLAVNKKNRKKQCVIENKNDKCSGSEIILDSNIPPQSMTDQPQQAFLREEYVNLKDRNSKSSDSKITFNSEQLQEAVKKIDQWKEEVIGLKNKINQPNTSKSIHDSDVSVQSVADQPQVAIKHVNLGNENHMYLEVKNSQHSCSEMNVDSDFLVQSVVSRPQVTVLEQEQIELEDKHNQCCSSEVSFDSDDPLQSVADRLRETVKEISLWKDEDVDMEDRRDEAKGFEIMYDSDVLQSVAAQPEEVVKEAGLWKEHADLKNKIVKPTDSKINFDSHEPLQSMTSNIQGVNQELNLLVEEHVCLDEKSYAPRDSEIIYVSNIPLQSVIKQPHVLEGEHANLEDKSSDSCSPEEGSDFSDSFQTVADGLQKSVKEINLWKEDHIYLEDKSYKLGDFDVSCTSHIPVQFVTDQSSVSVEEINLQKKDHNDLEKKNCKTCGSEIKCDSCVRLQSKVDQPQVTYKEADLQKEEHVVMEEKTDEPMDSEMMYDSDVPFQIVVNQFQGSDKETQLPKVVLVNVMPSDGDYEVISDDTPLQLVTDPPQLTVKDINCINSECMDIEDKSCDSFGSEVRCSCKASSPSTTSQCKETFKIINRKKDYIILGEPSCQSCGSEMNFNVDASNQSMTYESQEPDKKMVKYIDSEDNNCGYNGSKGKFNLEDTSHRKTHRMQKAHKEANLWKDPRNASLKSKSCQSSASAVDFGDSSKSALHRRADKRKLSKLKHGDLESVSRELVDFEMNFQCAPPLPSDTHQPQETVKKRHPCRKVSFDLKEKNCDSQPSSVPEVDSVRNLKKAKDIIEENSDEPVLEALPHVPPSFVGKTWSQIMREDDLKINALVKEFREGRFHCYFDDDCETTKVFPKKKRVTWADLKGKEDTAPIQALSESDDTVRGSSDIDDLSVAFDQPCHHHPPAENPSTQKWPVASECQTANISHSTQTSCKNYPVLKRKIIRQEEDPPKSKCSRLQDDRKTKKNVKIGTKVEFPASCTKVLKPMQPKALVCVLSSLNIKLKEGEGPQFPKMRHHSWDNDIQFICKYKRNIFDYFEPLIKHIVVNVVVPPLNVVVPEVERHNWVKIHFNRSNLNSSAGDNDADGQSSASVPLMAAPARYGFNSHQRTSDSSLFLEESKVLQFHQLVLKNCQALSQILLRSYLCILLDVHVLLDLRRLLDLRHLLYLRFLLDLHLLLDLRVLLDLRVLLDLCVFLAALRKGRRRRGVKNARAKRKLLLDP; encoded by the exons ATGCAGAAAAGACAAGGATATTGCAGTTATTGCCGTGTGCCATATAATAACCTGGAACAG catttgTTCAGTGCTCAGCACAGGAGTCTGACCAGACAGAGTAGACGTCAAATATGTACCAGTAGTTTGATGGAACGTTTCTTACAAGATGTACTGCAGCACCATCCATATCATTGTCAAGAGAACAG ttCAGCACAAAATGAGACAAATTTGAATACTGGGTCATCGTCTGAAGTGGTGCATTCGAATGACGATTTttctgaagaagaggaagaggatgagaATGAGGTTAAGGATGAGGATGCTACTGAAAAGAGACCCTCCGAGGCTTCTGAGCCTATTGAAGAGTTGCATTCCAGACCCCATAAATCTCAGGAAGGCACAAAGGAGGTTTCAGTTCGACCATCAGTTATTCAAAAACTGGAGAAGGGACAGCAGCAGCCTTTGGAGTTTGTTCATAAAATTGGGGCCAGTATGGAAAAATGTAATCCAGGAGATATTGCTCAGGCTACAAATAATGGAAGCAACTTGGTACGCCCACCAGTGATTTGTAATGCTCCTGCTAGTTGTTTACCTGAAAGCTCTAATGGTAGACCAGTTACAACTAATTCAACTGGTTTACCACCAGCAGTTCATTTGGATTCAGCTAGCAAATGTGACCCAAACAAAGTGGACAACTATCTTGAACAGCCAGACAGGGCCTCTAGAAATCCTGTGCCATCATCTCATCTGGAAAATTCTTCAGTTTTGCGTCAGAAACCTAAAGAATCAAATAGGAAATCTTTACGTGTAAATTCGGATAAGTTGGTTTTGCGGAAAGATGTAAAATCTCAGGGTAAAACTTTGTCAGCTGGCTTGAAATTCCATGAACGTGTGGGTACTAAGGGcttattaaaaattaagtctCCTTCCAAATTAGCAGTAAACCCGAGTAAAACTGACATGTTTTCTAATAAAGGAATCTTTGAAGATACTATTCCAAAGCATCGTGAGAAATTCTTTTCTAATATGGATTGTACCCAAGAAGAAAAGCATTTGGTTTTTAACAAGAAAGCCTTTTTGGATCAGAAGTGCTCAGTGAGTTCTGCCATGAAGTTTGCTTGTAGCTCTCTTCAGTCAGCATCTGATCAGCCCCGAGAGTCTGCACAAGATTTAAATCTTTGGAAAGAAGAGCGAATTGACCAAGAAGATAACTATGAATCTAGAGAATCAGAAATGAGTTTTGATTGCAGTTCCTCTTTTTATTCACTGACTGACCAATCTAAAATGAATGCCAAAGAAATAAACCTTTCCAAGAAAGTACGTGCTGCTGTACCATATAAGAATAACAAATCTTCTATTTCTGAAGTAAGTTCTGATTGCGACGATGTTCTTCAGTTGGCTACCAACCAATCCCAAATAAGTCTTCAGAATACAATGCGTATTAGCCTGGTTGACCAAAGCTATGAATCTAGTAGTTCTGAAACAAATTTTGATTTTGATGCTTCACCTCAGTCCACTAGTGATGATTACCCTCAACAATCTGTAAAAGAAGTAAACCTTCCTAAGGAAGCACACATTGGTTTGGTTGACAAGAACTATGGTTCTAGTAGCTCTGAATTAAGTGCTGATTCTGTTTTCCCACTTCAGTCAGTGGTTGACCAGCCCTCAGTGGCTGTCACAGAAACAAAACTTCGGAAGAAAGCTCATACTGGCTTGGTTGACAACTATGGATCGAGTTGTTCTGAAACAAGTTTTGATTGTGATGTTTCTCTTGATCATCCGCGAATGACTGTCAAAGGAAGAAACCTGAAAGGTAGACAAGTTCACCTAAAACATAAGAAGCGTAAACCCAGTAGGGCTAAAGCACATCTTGGTTGTGATGTCTCACTTGGGACAGTTGCAAATGAATCCCAGAGGGCTGTTGTGAAGATGAATCTTCTGAAGGAGAAGAATGCTGACCTTATGGATATAAACTATGAATCCCAGGGTCCTGAAATGGGTTTTCACGCTGATGCTCAATTAGTGGCTGACCAATCTCAAGTAGCAGTTACAGAAATAGACCTTCAGAAAGTGGATGTTGACCTTGAGAATAAGAGTGTTCAGTCTAGCAGTACTTCTCTAAGTTCTGATTCTCCAGCTTCTCTTTATCATTCAGCCCACGATGAGCCTCAAGGAGCTTTGGATGAAGTAAATCTTAAAGAGTTAAATATTGACATGGAAGTTAAGAGCTACGATTGCTCCAGCTCTGAACTGACTTTTGATTCTGACCCACCTCTTCTGTCAGTTACTGAGCAGTCTCAGCTGGATGCCGAAGGAAAAGAACGGCACCTTGACCTGGAAGATGAGAGCTGTGAGTCAGATAGTTCTGAAATAACATTTGATTCTGATATTCCTCTTTATTCAGTAGTTGACCAGCCTGAAGTAGCTGTTTATGAGGAAGAAACTGTTGATCTGGAAAGTAAAAGTAATGAATCTTGTGTTTCTGAAATAACTTTTGATTCTGATATTCCTCTTCATTCAGGAAATGATCACCCTGAAGTAGCTGTTAAAGAAGTAATTCAGAAAGAAGAGTACATTCACTTAGAAAGGAAGAATGATGAACCCAGTGGTTCTGAAATAAATTCGGACTCCTATGCCCCTCTTCATTCAGTGACTAATTCTCCTGAAGTAGCTGTTAAAAAGCTATATCCTCAAAAAGAAGAGCAGGTGCActtagaaaataaggaaaatgaaccTACCAATTCTGAAGTAAGTTTGGATTATAATATCATGTTTCATTCAGTGACTGGACATTCTGAAGATCCCATTAAAGAAATAAACCTTCACAAAAAAGAGCACATGTACTTAGAAAATAAGAGTGTTTTTGAAACAGGTTTGGATTCTGGTATCTCTCTTCAGTCAGCGATGCACAAACCTGAAGTAATTGTCAAAGAAACATGGCTTCAAAGAGAAAAGTATACTGAATTCCAAGATAGAAGTGCTGAATTCAGTGGTTCAAAAACAAGTTTAGATTCTGGTGTCCCTCATTATTCAGTAACTGAACCTCAACTAGCTGttaacaaaaaaaacagaaagaagcaatGTGTTATAGAAAACAAGAATGATAAATGTAGTGGTTCTGAAATAATTCTGGATTCTAATATTCCACCTCAGTCAATGACTGACCAACCTCAACAAGCTTTTTTGAGGGAAGAGTATGTTAATCTGAAGGACAGAAACAGCAAATCAAGTGAttctaaaataacttttaattctGAACAACTTCAGGAAGCAGTTaaaaaaatagaccaatggaaggaAGAGGTTATTGGCCTGAAAAATAAGATTAATCAACCTAATACTTCTAAATCAATACATGATTCTGATGTTTCTGTCCAGTCTGTGGCTGACCAACCCCAAGTAGCTATTAAACATGTAAACCTTGGGAATGAAAACCATATGTACTTGGAAGTTAAGAACAGCCAACATAGTTGTTCTGAAATGAATGTGGATTCTGATTTCTTGGTTCAGTCAGTAGTCAGTCGACCTCAAGTAACTGTTTTAGAGCAGGAGCAGATTGAACTAGAAGATAAGCACAATCAATGTTGTAGTTCTGAAGTAAGTTTTGATTCTGATGACCCTCTTCAGTCAGTAGCTGACCGGCTGAGAGAAACTGTTAAAGAAATAAGCCTTTGGAAGGATGAAGATGTTGACATGGAAGATAGGAGGGATGAAGCTAAGGGTTTTGAAATTATGTATGATTCTGATGTTCTTCAGTCAGTGGCTGCCCAACCTGAAGAAGTAGTTAAAGAGGCTGGACTTTGGAAAGAGCATGCTGACTTGAAAAATAAGATTGTCAAACCTACTGattccaaaataaattttgattctCATGAACCCCTTCAGTCCATGACTAGTAACATTCAAGGGGTCAATCAAGAATTAAATCTTTTGGTGGAGGAACATGTTTGTCTGGATGAGAAGAGCTATGCACCCCGtgattctgaaataatttatgtttCAAATATCCCTCTTCAGTCAGTGATTAAACAGCCACACGTTTTGGAAGGGGAGCATGCCAATCTGGAAGATAAGAGCAGTGATTCTTGCAGTCCTGAAGAAGGTTCTGATTTCAGTGACTCTTTTCAGACAGTAGCTGATGGACTTCAAAAATCTGTCAAAGAAATAAATCTTTGGAAGGAAGACCATATTTACCTGGAAGATAAGAGCTATAAACTAGGTGATTTTGATGTAAGTTGTACTTCTCATATTCCTGTTCAGTTTGTGACTGATCAATCTTCTGTGTCTGTTGAAGAAATAAACTTACAAAAGAAGGATCATAATGATCTAGAAAAGAAGAACTGTAAAACCTGTGgttctgaaataaaatgtgattctTGTGTTCGTCTTCAGTCAAAAGTTGATCAACCTCAAGTGACTTACAAAGAGGCAGACCTTCAGAAGGAAGAACATGTTGTCATGGAAGAAAAGACTGATGAACCTATGGATTCAGAAATGATGTATGATTCTGATGTTCCTTTTCAAATAGTAGTTAACCAATTTCAAGGGTCAGACAAAGAAACACAGCTTCCAAAGGTGGTACTTGTGAATGTGATGCCCAGTGATGGTGATTATGAAGTAATTTCAGATGATACTCCCCTTCAGTTAGTGACTGACCCACCTCAATTGACTGTCAAAGATATCAACTGTATAAATTCAGAATGTATGGATATAGAAGATAAGAGTTGTGACTCTTTTGGCTCTGAAGTCAGATGTAGTTGTAAAGCCTCTTCTCCCTCAACGACAAGCCAATGCAAAGAgactttcaaaataataaaccGGAAGAAAGACTATATTATTCTGGGAGAGCCAAGTTGTCAGTCTTGTGGTTCTGAAATGAATTTTAATGTTGATGCCTCTAATCAGTCCATGACTTATGAGTCACAAGAACCGGATAAGAAAATGGTGAAATATATTGACTCAGAAGATAATAACTGTGGATATAATGGCTCTAAAGGAAAATTTAATTTGGAAGATACTTCTCATCGAAAGACTCACCGAATGCAGAAAGCTCACAAAGAAGCCAACCTTTGGAAAGATCCAAGAAATGCTAGCCTAAAGAGTAAGAGCTGTCAATCTAGTGCTTCTGCAGTGGATTTTGGTGACTCTTCTAAGTCAGCGCTCCATAGAAGGGCtgataaaagaaaactttcaaagtTAAAACATGGAGATCTAGAAAGTGTGAGCCGTGAACTGGTTGATTTTGAGATGAATTTTCAGTGTGCTCCCCCTCTTCCGTCTGATACTCATCAGCCTCAAGAAACTGTTAAGAAAAGACATCCTTGCAGGAAGGTATCTTTTgacctgaaagaaaagaactgtgaTTCCCAGCCAAGCTCTGTTCCTGAGGTTGATTCTGTAAGGAACCTGAAAAAAGCAAAGGACATCATAGAAGAAAATTCTGATGAACCAGTTCTTGAAGCCTTACCTCATGTACCTCCTTCATTTGTGGGGAAAACATGGTCTCAGATAATGAGAGAAGATGACTTAAAAATTAATGCTCTTGTGAAGGAGTTTAGGGAAGGCCGTTTCCACTGTTACTTTGATGATGACTGTGAGACCACAAAagtttttccaaagaagaaaagggtTACCTGGGCTGACTTGAAAGGTAAGGAGGACACTGCACCAATTCAAGCTCTGTCCGAGAGTGATGATACTGTACGTGGTAGTTCAGATATTGATGACTTGTCAGTGGCCTTCGATCAACCATGCCATCATCATCCTCCAGCAGAGAATCCTTCTACACAAAAGTGGCCTGTGGCTTCTGAATGCCAGACAGCGAACATCAGCCATAGTACTCAAACCAGTTGTAAGAATTACCCagtgttgaaaagaaaaataattagacaAGAGGAAGACCCACCAAAAAGTAAGTGTTCACGTTTACAGGATGacagaaaaaccaaaaagaatgTCAAAATTGGGACAAAAGTTGAGTTTCCTGCATCGTGTACTAAAGTTTTGAAGCCTATGCAACCCAAAGCCTTAGtttgtgttctttcttctttaaatattaaactgAAGGAGGGTGAAGGCCCCCAGTTCCCTAAAATGAGGCATCATAGTTGGGATAATGATATTcagtttatatgcaaatataaacgGAATATCTTTGATTATTTTGAGCCCTTGATTAAGCACATTGTAGTTAATGTAGTAGTACCTCCCCTGAATGTAGTAGTACCCGAGGTTGAGAGGCATAACTgggttaaaattcattttaataggaGCAACCTAAACTCCAGCGCAGGAGATAATGATGCTGATGGACAAAGCTCTGCTTCAGTGCCTTTAATGGCAGCGCCAGCAAGATATGGATTTAATTCACATCAGAGAACCAGTGACTCTTCTCTGTTTCTGGAAGAATCAAAGGTTCTGCAG TTCCACCAGCTGGTGCTGAAGAACTGTCAGGCGCTATCGCAAATCCTCCTCCGAAGCTACCTGTGCATTCTTCTAGACGTGCATGTTCTTCTAGACCTGCGCCGCCTTCTAGACCTGCGCCACCTTCTATACCTGCGCTTTCTTCTAGACCTGCACCTTCTTCTAGACCTGCGTGTTCTTCTCGACCTGCGCGTTCTTCTCGACCTGTGCGTTTTTCTAGCCGCATTGcgaaaagggaggaggagaagaggagtgAAAAATGCCAGAGCCAAAAGAAAACTTCTTCTGGACCCGTGA